In Macrobrachium rosenbergii isolate ZJJX-2024 chromosome 49, ASM4041242v1, whole genome shotgun sequence, the following are encoded in one genomic region:
- the LOC136832327 gene encoding uncharacterized protein, whose translation MIGQKEKEVQKIEKIMYKDLKVKLEENTTVAPRSIVREVGQPRLKKGRGKGEEEEEEEEEEEEEEEEEKKKKITMRKKNHDQKKMRKKDQNRKKKKKKKKKKKKKKKKKKKKHKDQKKKIQN comes from the exons ATGATtgggcagaaagagaaagaggtccAGAAAATAGAGAAGATAATGTACAAAGATCTGAAggtgaaactggaagaaaacaccacagttgcaccaagaagtatagttagagaggttggacagccaagactgaagaaagggagagggaaaggag aagaagaagaagaagaagaagaagaagaagaagaagaagaagaagaggagaagaagaagaagataacgATGAGAAAGAAGAATCATGATCagaagaagatgagaaagaaGGATCAGaatcggaagaagaagaagaagaagaagaagaagaagaagaagaagaagaagaagaagaagaagaaacataaggatcagaagaagaagattcagaattag